One Clarias gariepinus isolate MV-2021 ecotype Netherlands chromosome 18, CGAR_prim_01v2, whole genome shotgun sequence genomic window carries:
- the LOC128506515 gene encoding myoglobin-like, translated as MSDCELILASWGKVESNLADYGGEVLTRLFTEHPDTQKLFPKFVGIPCGELAGNAGVADHGKTVLTKLGEILKAKGSSDVIKPLATTHANKHKIALNNFKLITEVIIKVFGEKGVWDTATQDAFRSVMGVVVNEIDCVYKELGFTG; from the exons ATGTCTGATTGTGAGTTGATTCTGGCCAGCTGGGGAAAAGTGGAGAGCAACCTTGCTGACTATGGAGGAGAAGTTCTTACCCG TCTGTTCACAGAGCACCCTGACACCCAGAAACTCTTCCCCAAGTTTGTGGGGATCCCATGTGGTGAACTGGCTGGAAATGCAGGTGTTGCAGACCATGGCAAAACTGTTCTGACAAAACTGGGTGAGATCCTCAAGGCAAAAGGCTCTAGTGATGTCATCAAGCCACTGGCTACAACCCATGCCAACAAACACAAGATTGCCCTCAACAACTTCAAG CTGATCACTGAGGTCATCATTAAGGTGTTTGGGGAGAAGGGGGTGTGGGACACTGCTACCCAGGATGCTTTCAGAAGTGTGATGGGTGTCGTCGTCAATGAGATCGACTGTGTCTACAAGGAGCTTGGATTCACTGGCTAG
- the LOC128506510 gene encoding myoglobin-like → MSDCELILASWGKVESNLAGYGGEVLTRLFTEHPDTQKLFPKFVGIPCGELAGNAGVADHGKTVLTKLGEILKAKGSSDVIKPLATTHANKHKIALNNFKLITEVIIKVFGEKGVWDTATQDAFRSVMGVVVNEIDCVYKELGFTG, encoded by the exons ATGTCTGACTGTGAGTTGATTCTGGCCAGCTGGGGAAAAGTGGAGAGCAACCTTGCTGGCTATGGAGGAGAAGTTCTCACCCG TCTGTTCACAGAGCACCCTGACACCCAGAAACTCTTCCCCAAGTTTGTGGGGATCCCATGTGGTGAACTGGCTGGAAATGCAGGTGTTGCAGACCATGGCAAAACTGTTCTGACAAAACTGGGTGAGATCCTCAAGGCAAAAGGCTCTAGTGATGTCATCAAGCCACTGGCTACAACCCATGCCAACAAACACAAGATTGCTCTCAACAACTTCAAG CTGATCACTGAGGTCATCATTAAGGTGTTTGGGGAGAAGGGGGTGTGGGACACTGCTACCCAGGATGCTTTCAGAAGTGTGATGGGTGTTGTCGTCAACGAGATTGACTGCGTCTACAAGGAGCTTGGATTCACTGGCTAG
- the LOC128506519 gene encoding myoglobin-like, with protein MSDCELILASWGKVESNLAGYGGEVLTRLFTEHPDTQKLFPKFVGIPCGELAGNAGVADHGKTVLTKLGEILKAKGSSDVIKPLATTHANKHKIALNNFKLITEVIIKVFGEKGVWDTATQDAFRSVMGVIVNEIDCVYKELGFTG; from the exons ATGTCTGACTGTGAGTTAATTCTGGCCAGCTGGGGAAAAGTGGAGAGCAACCTTGCTGGCTATGGAGGAGAAGTTCTCACCCG TCTGTTCACAGAGCACCCTGACACCCAGAAACTCTTCCCCAAGTTTGTGGGGATCCCATGTGGTGAACTGGCTGGAAATGCAGGTGTTGCAGACCATGGCAAAACTGTTCTGACAAAACTTGGTGAGATCCTCAAGGCAAAAGGCTCTAGTGATGTCATCAAGCCACTGGCTACAACCCATGCCAACAAACATAAGATTGCCCTCAACAACTTCAAG CTGATCACTGAGGTCATCATTAAGGTGTTTGGGGAGAAGGGTGTGTGGGACACAGCTACCCAGGATGCTTTCAGAAGTGTGATGGGTGTCATCGTCAATGAGATCGACTGCGTCTACAAGGAGCTTGGATTCACTGGCTAG